The following coding sequences lie in one Frigoribacterium sp. SL97 genomic window:
- a CDS encoding recombinase family protein, producing MLIGYARVSTSGQDLAAQRDGLAALGVDDQHVHVDHGLSGTTRARPGLREALAACRAGDVLVVTKLDRLARSLRDATDIADELTKKGVALNLGGAVYDPTDPVGRLLFNVLGMVAEFEADLIRARTREGMAIAKAAGKLRGRKPKLTTSQEKHLVQLHRTGEHTTSEIAELFGVARSTVYRSIQRGEQS from the coding sequence ATGCTCATCGGATACGCCCGTGTGTCGACCTCGGGACAAGATCTCGCAGCACAACGCGACGGTCTCGCAGCACTGGGTGTTGATGATCAACACGTGCATGTTGACCACGGGCTCTCGGGCACGACTCGAGCGCGGCCAGGCCTCCGGGAGGCCCTTGCTGCATGCAGGGCCGGCGACGTCCTGGTGGTCACGAAGCTCGACCGTCTTGCTCGGTCGCTGCGTGATGCGACCGACATCGCGGACGAGCTGACGAAGAAGGGTGTCGCGTTGAACCTCGGGGGAGCGGTCTACGACCCCACCGACCCAGTGGGCCGGCTCCTGTTCAACGTCCTCGGCATGGTCGCCGAGTTCGAGGCCGACCTGATCCGGGCCCGCACCCGGGAGGGCATGGCGATCGCGAAGGCTGCCGGCAAGCTCCGCGGCCGGAAGCCCAAGCTGACCACCTCGCAGGAGAAGCACCTCGTGCAGCTACACCGCACCGGCGAGCACACCACGAGCGAGATCGCCGAGCTGTTCGGGGTTGCTCGTTCGACGGTCTATCGTTCGATTCAACGAGGGGAGCAGTCGTGA
- a CDS encoding DIP1984 family protein produces MKLAEALLQRSDAQRRVDQLRDRVTANARYQEGEEPTEDAAELLRQAVDTLAVLESLVVRVNLTNARTTLADGSTMTAALARRETLRATHALLVTASDAARGASGGYRQLRSELRMFSALPVAELRDRADAVAKDLRELDVEIQKTNWEAELQN; encoded by the coding sequence ATGAAGCTCGCCGAAGCCCTCCTGCAACGGTCCGACGCCCAGCGCCGGGTCGACCAGCTGCGTGACCGCGTCACCGCGAACGCCCGCTACCAGGAGGGCGAAGAGCCCACCGAGGACGCCGCCGAGCTGCTGCGCCAGGCGGTCGACACCCTCGCCGTCCTCGAGTCGCTCGTCGTGCGCGTCAACCTCACCAACGCCCGCACGACCCTCGCCGACGGCAGCACGATGACCGCTGCCCTGGCCCGCCGCGAGACCCTGCGCGCCACCCACGCACTGCTCGTGACCGCCTCCGACGCGGCCCGCGGCGCCTCCGGCGGCTACCGCCAGCTCCGCAGCGAGCTACGGATGTTCTCGGCCCTGCCGGTCGCCGAGCTGCGGGACCGTGCCGACGCCGTCGCCAAGGACCTCCGCGAACTCGACGTCGAGATCCAGAAGACCAACTGGGAGGCCGAACTGCAGAACTGA
- a CDS encoding phosphoribosyltransferase family protein yields the protein MHAEPPVIERLKHAFLWRGDRTDSVSRADVTRWWRDADTLNELGPGLAQLFPDASPTVVMGTESRGSLLGVLTAQHLHTGFAEVRKNPERAADSDAWWETVTGPDYQDRNLHLGVRRALLKAGDRVLFVDDWIATGAQAQACHRLVKMSGASWVGAAIVVDGLERTSLRRSLTLRSLLSVRDL from the coding sequence GTGCATGCCGAACCCCCTGTCATTGAGCGACTCAAGCACGCTTTCTTGTGGCGAGGTGATCGAACAGACTCTGTTTCTCGGGCCGATGTCACGCGGTGGTGGCGCGATGCCGACACGCTCAACGAACTGGGGCCAGGTCTGGCACAGCTCTTCCCTGACGCTTCACCGACCGTCGTCATGGGGACCGAATCAAGAGGCAGTCTGCTCGGGGTCCTCACTGCACAGCACCTTCACACCGGCTTCGCCGAGGTGCGAAAGAATCCTGAAAGAGCAGCGGACAGCGACGCCTGGTGGGAGACCGTCACGGGCCCCGACTACCAAGATCGGAACCTCCACCTCGGAGTGCGCCGGGCCCTTCTGAAAGCCGGCGACAGGGTGCTCTTCGTCGACGACTGGATCGCGACGGGGGCACAGGCCCAAGCCTGCCACCGCCTGGTCAAGATGAGCGGCGCGTCGTGGGTCGGGGCAGCGATTGTCGTAGACGGCCTCGAAAGGACATCTCTTCGTCGATCCCTCACGCTTCGTTCACTGCTATCGGTTCGGGACCTCTAG
- a CDS encoding IS30 family transposase, whose translation MGSRLEQRAREAWFWELLGQGLSRPAACDAVGVHPRQGYRWFKAAQGKNPFERAARSGRYLSEEERLKIADLHLGGAGVRRIAAELGRAPSTISRELTRNSSRGGAYRPYAAQKRSRERARRPKPRKLDRVELALQVELRLVRNWSPEQIRDDLVRSFPDRPEMHVSHETIYQTLFVQGRGHLRADLHKHLRTGRAIRRHRGEARRASWSKIRDMVLISERPAEVEDRAVPGHWEGDLIVGTNARSAIGTLVERTTRYVMLLHLPDGHSADAVRDAMIPTIKTLPEHLRRSLTWDQGTELARHKDITLATDLAIYFCDPHKPWQRGSNENTNRLLRQYFPKSTDLTVHSPERLLEVATELNGRPRKTLDFRTPAEAFQELLSDPKQPPVATTP comes from the coding sequence ATGGGATCGAGGCTGGAACAACGTGCCCGGGAGGCTTGGTTCTGGGAGCTACTCGGACAGGGCTTGAGCAGGCCGGCTGCTTGCGATGCTGTCGGCGTGCATCCGCGTCAGGGCTACCGATGGTTCAAAGCCGCTCAAGGGAAGAATCCGTTCGAGCGCGCCGCCCGGTCGGGCCGGTACTTGAGCGAGGAGGAACGGCTCAAGATCGCTGACCTCCACCTCGGCGGCGCAGGCGTCCGCCGGATCGCGGCCGAGCTCGGTCGGGCGCCCTCGACGATCAGTAGGGAGCTCACCCGGAACAGCTCACGCGGCGGCGCTTACCGCCCCTACGCCGCCCAGAAGCGATCCCGGGAACGGGCGCGGCGCCCGAAGCCCCGGAAGCTGGACCGGGTCGAGCTTGCCCTGCAGGTCGAGCTTCGGCTGGTGCGGAACTGGTCCCCGGAGCAGATCCGTGATGACCTGGTCAGGTCCTTCCCTGACCGGCCGGAGATGCACGTGTCCCACGAGACGATCTACCAAACCCTGTTCGTCCAGGGGCGCGGGCACCTGCGCGCTGACCTGCATAAACACCTCCGCACCGGCAGGGCGATCCGCCGACACCGGGGCGAGGCCAGGCGGGCGTCGTGGTCGAAGATCCGCGACATGGTCCTGATCAGCGAACGCCCTGCCGAGGTGGAAGACCGCGCCGTTCCCGGGCACTGGGAAGGAGACCTCATCGTCGGCACGAACGCCCGGAGCGCCATCGGAACGTTGGTTGAGCGGACCACCCGTTACGTGATGCTGCTGCACCTGCCAGACGGGCACAGCGCCGACGCCGTCCGCGACGCCATGATCCCCACGATCAAGACCCTGCCCGAACACCTGCGCCGGTCGTTGACCTGGGACCAGGGCACGGAGCTTGCCCGGCACAAAGACATCACCCTCGCCACTGACCTCGCTATCTACTTCTGCGACCCCCACAAGCCCTGGCAGCGCGGCTCGAACGAGAACACCAATCGGCTTCTCCGGCAGTACTTCCCGAAGTCCACCGACCTCACTGTTCACAGCCCGGAACGACTCCTCGAAGTCGCCACAGAACTCAACGGCAGACCCCGCAAAACCCTCGACTTCCGGACACCGGCAGAAGCGTTCCAGGAGCTACTCTCGGACCCGAAACAACCACCCGTTGCAACGACCCCCTGA
- a CDS encoding GNAT family N-acetyltransferase: MSTPEQLVPTVRRADPTGSDAAQVGKLVADYLIQTEREKAEHLDGAHGPTPLPEKYRHEVDEPCSAYASADVYVAELQGHLVGVAVVLGDQDADELKRVWVDPAARGTGAGSALLNAALTRDEQRPLRLTVWRWRDDAIRLYSRRGFQAVASWDPRPDLICMERRT; this comes from the coding sequence ATGTCCACCCCCGAGCAACTCGTGCCGACCGTCCGTCGTGCGGATCCCACCGGAAGTGACGCAGCGCAGGTAGGAAAGCTCGTCGCCGACTACCTCATCCAGACCGAGCGGGAAAAGGCCGAGCACCTAGACGGCGCCCACGGTCCGACGCCATTGCCTGAGAAGTACCGCCATGAGGTCGACGAGCCTTGCTCCGCGTATGCCTCTGCCGACGTGTACGTGGCTGAGTTGCAGGGCCACCTAGTCGGCGTCGCTGTGGTCCTTGGCGACCAGGACGCGGACGAACTGAAGAGAGTGTGGGTCGATCCAGCTGCTCGCGGAACTGGCGCAGGATCCGCACTCCTCAACGCAGCGCTGACACGTGACGAGCAGCGCCCGCTCCGGCTGACAGTGTGGAGGTGGCGCGATGACGCGATCAGGCTCTACTCCCGACGCGGCTTTCAAGCCGTTGCCTCATGGGACCCGCGTCCTGACCTGATCTGCATGGAACGACGAACCTGA